A region of the Mesoterricola sediminis genome:
GACCGACCACCAACCTGGAACACCTCTCCCTGGCCCTGGACGAGGAGGTCCCGCCCGCCCCGCCCGGGCTCGCGGGCCTGGACGCCCTGCCCGACCTGGAAGAGGCCGAGCCGGAGCCCTCGCCGGAGCCGCCGTCCGCGCCGGCCCCCGAACCCCTCTACCTCCCCGACGAGGTGCAGGTTCCCGGGTTCCAGGACGCCGAGCCGACCATCCGGGTGGAATCCGGCCATGCCCAGGTGCCGACCCCTTCGGTCGAACTGCCGCCCCTCCCCGAGGACGCGCTGGAGCTCACCGCGCCGCCCGTGACCCTCGCGGCGCCCCCGGACCCGACGGCGGAGCCGGACCGTGAACCCGCCGGCGAAACCCCGGCGCCCCCCGAGGAGCCCGAAGCCCCCCGGAGCGGCGCCCGGCTCTACGCCCTGGTGGGGATCGGCCTTGCCGTGCTGCTCCTCGTCGGCGCCTTCTGGGTGCGCCGCCGCCGCCATCCCGCCCCCAAGCCGCTCCCCGGCGCCCCCGTCCAGCCCGCCCCGGAGGTGAAGGGGCCAGCCGGACCGACCATCGCCGTGCCCCCCGCCCAGGAGACGCCCGCGCAGGAGGCCCCGGCGGCGGAACCCGCCGCCGCCGAAGCGTCCCCGGCCTCGGAGGCGCCGAAGGCGAAGGAGGCGCCCAAGGGTGAGGAGACCCCGAAGGCGAAGGAGGCGCCCAGGGGCAAGGAGGCCCCGAAGGCGAAGGAGGAGCCCAAGGGCAAGGGGGCCGCGCCGGAAACGGGGAAGGCGGCCACCGTGGCCGAGCGCCTCGAAGCCCTCCGCCGGGGTGATCTGGGCAAGGCCGTGGCCCAGGGCCAGCAGCGGGTGAAGGGAACGCCGGGTGGGCACTGGGCCCTGCGCCTGGAGATCGCGTGCCAGGGCGACACCATCCGGCACGTGGCCGACCTCTTCAAGGACGGCAAGCCGGACCTGTTCCTGATGCCCATGACCCTCCGGGACGGCCGGGCCTGCTACCAGGTGCTCTACGGGGACTTCCCGAGCCGGGAGGCCGCCGAGAAGGAAATCCGGCGCCTGCCGCCCACCTTCAGCGCCGACAAGAACCGGCCCAAGGCCTTCAAGTACGCCGAGATCCCCGCGAAGCAATAAAGAATTTACTCCAGTATATTAAGCCTCATACTGCAACAAGGGCCCGAATTTGTAAAATGACGGATGCCTCGGCGCGGGTGTCCATTTACAAATGGTGGATTTTGGTTATTATGGAGGACTGGGTTATTCGACAACCCAAGATCTTTCCGGAGAACCATGGATTTCAACGTGCTGTCCACCCAGAACTGGAGCAGGGCTTTCAACGTTTGGATCGAAGACATCCAAGTTGTCTGCCACCCCGTGGTGGCCGCGCCGCAGGACATCCAGCACAGCCTCCTCCGGAAGATCCGGACCCTGGTGCGCTACCCCTCCCTGGTCGTGATGCTGTTCTTCACCCTGCACTGCACCCGGCCCCAGGCCGTGCCCGTCACGCCCCTGAGCGAGCCGGCCGAGCCGACGGAGGATAGCAAGGAGCCGGTGGGCGGCCAGGTCTACGCCGAGACGGGCGAGGCCAGCTGGTACGGCGGCGCCGACGGCTTCGCCGGGCGGGAGACCGCCAGCGGCGAGCCCTTCAACCCCCAGGAACTCACCTGCGCCCACCGCACCCTCCCCTTCGGGACCCGGGTGGAGGTGCGCAGCCTCGCCACCAACCGCAAGGTCATCCTCCGGGTCAACGACCGGGGCCCCTTCGTCAAGGGCCGCATGCTGGACGTCAGCGAGAAGGCCGCCCACGCCCTGGGCATGCAGGGGGTGGGGACCGCCCGGGTGCGGATCAAGTCCGTGGACGCCCAGGGCCGGCCCGCGCCCCTGGACGCCGATGTGCTCCGGGGCAACCCCTACACCATCCAGGTGGCCGCCCTCCGGGATCCCGGCAACATCCAGCGGCTGAGCCAGGAACTCCTGAAGGTGGTCGGCCCCGTGAACCTGCAGGAGGCCCAGACCAAGGGCGGCGTCACCGTGAAGCGGGTCCGGGTGGGGAGCTTCGACCGCCTGGAAGACGCCCAGCGCACCGCCGAGGAGATCGCCCTGCTCCTGAAGGGCCGGGGCCTGGATCCCTTCATCACCCGGGAACATTGACGTGCGCGGGGGGGAGGGTCCGGCCCGGGTCTTCCTGGTGATCCCCGCCGGGGGCAGCGGCGCCCGCATGGGCGGCGGCGTCCCCAAGCAGTTCCGCGACTGGGGGGGTGTCACCCTCCTGGAGGCCACCCTGGCCGCCTTCTTTCAGCCGGGCATGCCCGCCCTGGCGGGGGTGGCCCTGGCCGTGCCGACCGACCGGCTGGCCGAGGTCCGCGGCTGGCGCCTGCCCGTACCCCTGTGGGTGACGGAGGGCGGCGCCACCCGCCAGGCCTCCGTCGCCCAGGCCCTCGCCCTGCTGCCGGAGGCCCCGGAGGCCGCCGTCCTCATTCACGACGGGGTCCGCCCCTTCCCGCCCGCGGGCCCGGTGGGGGAGGCCATCGCCGCCCTGGCCACCTGGGATGGCGCCGTGCTGGGGGAGGCCTCCACGGATACCCTCAAGCGGGTGGATCCGGCGGGCCGCATCCTCGCCACCGAGCCCCGGGAGGGGATCTTCCGGGCCCAGACCCCCCAGGTCGCTCGTCTGGATACCTGGCGGCGCGCCTTCGCCTGGGCCCGGGAGACGGGCTTCCAGGGCACCGACGACGTGAGCCTGCTGGAGGCCCAGGGCCTGCGGGTGTTGCTCGTCCCTTCGCCCTCCACCAACCTCAAATTGACGACCCCGGAGGACTGGGCGCGGTGGCACCCCGCCGCCACAGCCTGTGGTGGATCGGCCCACACCTCCCGGGCGGGTGGGAAGGCCTAATCCTTAGTAGAATCAAGGTCTTGTTGGTTGGCCTGGTTTTTGCTCATGGAAGAGCGAGGACCGTATGCACCGCAACCGCCACGCCCAGACCCTTCGCCGCGCCGTGACCCTCACGGGGCGGGGCCTGCATGGCAACCAGCCCTGCACCGTCACCCTCCTGCCTGCCGATCACGCGACCGGCCTCGTCTTCCGCCACACCCCCACGGGCGTGGAGATCCCGGCCCTGGCCGAGCACGTGGGCGACTGCAGCCTGGCCACCTCCCTGACCAAGGACGGCGTCCGGCTCCAGACCATCGAGCACCTCCTCTCCGCCCTCGTCGGGCTGGGGGTGGATCACCTGGTCATCGAGGTGGACGGCGAGGAACTCCCCATCCTGGACGGCAGCGCCGAGCCCTGGGTGCGCCTGATCCAGGAGGCCGGCCTCCGCGCCATGGCCATCTGGCCCCGCGCCCTCCGGATCCTCAAGCCCATCGAGGTCCGCCGGGGCGACAAGTGGATGCGCGTCTCCCCCTGGGACGGCCTCCGCCTGGCCTACACCATCGTCTACGACAACCCTTACATCGGCCGCCAGAGCCGGGAGCTCACCCTGACCCCCGACAAGTACCTGGCCGAGCTGGGCCGGGCCCGGACCTTCTGCCTCGAGAGCGACATCGCCTTCATGCGCAGCCGCGGGCTGGCCCTGGGCGGCAGCCTCGAGAACGCCGTGGTCTTCGGCGCCGACGGCCCCCTGAACGACGCCCTCCGGTTCGAGGACGAAGCCGTCCGCCACAAGATGATGGACCTGGTGGGCGACCTGGCCCTCCTGGGCGCGCACCTGGAGGGGTTCGTCGAGGCCCACTGCGCCGGCCACGCCCTCCACGTCGAACTGGCCCGCGCCATCCTGGCGGACCCCACCGCCTGGACCTGGGCTGACGCGGCGACGCCTGCTCGCCCGCGCCACCTCTTCCTCGGCGCCGCCGAGCCCGTCCCGGCCTGATTTCAGGCCCCGGGGCCCGTGCCCTGGGCTCGTGCCGCGTCCGCCAAGTCCCTTGGATCATCCGTACGCGATGGGAGCGGCACGTGCCGGGGGTCTGGGGGCCCGGCATGGGGCCCCCAGGGGGCGACAGTCGGGAAGGCACCGCCTTCCCGACGCCATAGGGGGCGATGCCCCCGATGGAAGTGCAGCGGCCGCTCCCCTCGGATTATTCAGGCAACTTTGCGGACGCTGCACTAGGCTTGAAGGATGGAGATGACGGACGGAGCACCTGTGCCATCGTGGGCGGCCCGGCTGGGGGCGCCCGAAGGGGGCGTCCTCGCCGGGCGCGACCTGTCGGGATTCCTGGAAGCCCTGCTGGACCCGGGCGCCACCCCCCGCATCCACGTGGCGGGGTCCCTCCAGGGCCAGTGGGCCGCGCGGATCCAGGGGGCGGGCATCGCCTGCGAGGTGCTGCGCCTGGAAACCGGAAGCGTCCTGGACACCCTCATGGACGCCCTCGCCGCGCCGGCGCCGGGGGAGCAGGTCTGGCTGGACCTGGACCGGCGCCTGGGGCCCCTGGATCTGAAGAGCCTCGATGCCTTCCTGGCCTTCGCCGCCACCCGGACCCACCCCCCCCTGGTGGTGCTCCTGCGGGACGACGCCCCCGGCCTGGTCCGGACCCAGCGGCTGGCCGTGGACCGCCAGGGGCCCGTCCTCCTCCTGAGGGAATCGGGCGAAGGGGCCTATGCCCTGGGCGCCCCCGAACACCTCGCTCGGCTGGCAGCCCGGGGCGCCGGCGGCGGGGCGCTGCCTTCGGGGTTCCGTCGGCCAGGCTCCCCGGCCCGCGACCTCCTGGTCCTGGACATCGACGGGGTGCTCATCGACCCGGGGCGCTCCTTCCACGAGGCCGTCGCCCTCGCCCTCAACGAGCTGGCCCCGGCCCTCCCGTGGGATGACGAGCACTACACGGCCTTCAAGCGCGTCGGCGGGTTCAACAACGACTTCCGGCTGGCGGCCGCGGCCCTGGCCCTGGCGGAGCGGAACGAGCTGGGCGGGCTCCGGGACGCGGCGGGGCGGGGGGGCTTCCCCCACCTGGAGGCCCGGATCCAGGCCCTGGAACCCCTGTGCCAGACGGCGATCCAGAAACACTACGTGCGCACCCGGCGCCTGGAGCGCCCCATCATCACCCGGGCGGAGCTGGAGACCTTCCCCGGGGACGTGGCCATCTTCACCGGGCGCCCGCCGGAGGAGCTCCTCCTGGCCTACCAGGTCCTGGGCTTCCGCCTCCCGGCCGTCTCCGACGCGGCCCCCCACCTGCGCAAGCCCCGGCCCGAGGGGCTGCTCCAACTGGCCGATGCCTTCCGGGCCAGCCGGGTGATCTTCGTGGGGGACACCTGCGACGACGCGTCGGCCCTCCGGGACGCCCGGGCCCTGAACCCGGAGGTGGACTGGGTCTTCGCCGCCGTGGGCCCCGACCGCCAGTGGATCGCCGCCGAGGGCGACCTGACGGCCCCCCGCCTCCGGGATCTCCTCCCCCGGCTCGCCGGAGGTCCGGGGCTTCCCTGACCCCCGGCTTCCGCGCGGGGCTCCAGACCCGGGGCCTGCGCCATGGTCAGGCCGCCAGGAGCACCGGTGACACCTTGTCCGGCCCCCTCATCCCCGGGTCCAGGTCAGGGCTTCGCGGGGGCGCGCCGCCTGATGCCCCCTCCTGGAGGGGCCCGTCCTGCTTCGGTACACTCAGCCTCCCCAGCGCCTCGGCGATGGGCTTCTCGACAGGGGCTTCGGCGCAGGTCATCCTTGCGCCGACAGGCCCTTGAGCAAGCCATCACCGAGGCGCTGAGGAGGCGCGAACGGCAGCTTC
Encoded here:
- a CDS encoding septal ring lytic transglycosylase RlpA family protein, which codes for MDFNVLSTQNWSRAFNVWIEDIQVVCHPVVAAPQDIQHSLLRKIRTLVRYPSLVVMLFFTLHCTRPQAVPVTPLSEPAEPTEDSKEPVGGQVYAETGEASWYGGADGFAGRETASGEPFNPQELTCAHRTLPFGTRVEVRSLATNRKVILRVNDRGPFVKGRMLDVSEKAAHALGMQGVGTARVRIKSVDAQGRPAPLDADVLRGNPYTIQVAALRDPGNIQRLSQELLKVVGPVNLQEAQTKGGVTVKRVRVGSFDRLEDAQRTAEEIALLLKGRGLDPFITREH
- a CDS encoding IspD/TarI family cytidylyltransferase, whose amino-acid sequence is MRGGEGPARVFLVIPAGGSGARMGGGVPKQFRDWGGVTLLEATLAAFFQPGMPALAGVALAVPTDRLAEVRGWRLPVPLWVTEGGATRQASVAQALALLPEAPEAAVLIHDGVRPFPPAGPVGEAIAALATWDGAVLGEASTDTLKRVDPAGRILATEPREGIFRAQTPQVARLDTWRRAFAWARETGFQGTDDVSLLEAQGLRVLLVPSPSTNLKLTTPEDWARWHPAATACGGSAHTSRAGGKA
- the lpxC gene encoding UDP-3-O-acyl-N-acetylglucosamine deacetylase is translated as MHRNRHAQTLRRAVTLTGRGLHGNQPCTVTLLPADHATGLVFRHTPTGVEIPALAEHVGDCSLATSLTKDGVRLQTIEHLLSALVGLGVDHLVIEVDGEELPILDGSAEPWVRLIQEAGLRAMAIWPRALRILKPIEVRRGDKWMRVSPWDGLRLAYTIVYDNPYIGRQSRELTLTPDKYLAELGRARTFCLESDIAFMRSRGLALGGSLENAVVFGADGPLNDALRFEDEAVRHKMMDLVGDLALLGAHLEGFVEAHCAGHALHVELARAILADPTAWTWADAATPARPRHLFLGAAEPVPA
- a CDS encoding HAD family hydrolase, with the protein product MPSWAARLGAPEGGVLAGRDLSGFLEALLDPGATPRIHVAGSLQGQWAARIQGAGIACEVLRLETGSVLDTLMDALAAPAPGEQVWLDLDRRLGPLDLKSLDAFLAFAATRTHPPLVVLLRDDAPGLVRTQRLAVDRQGPVLLLRESGEGAYALGAPEHLARLAARGAGGGALPSGFRRPGSPARDLLVLDIDGVLIDPGRSFHEAVALALNELAPALPWDDEHYTAFKRVGGFNNDFRLAAAALALAERNELGGLRDAAGRGGFPHLEARIQALEPLCQTAIQKHYVRTRRLERPIITRAELETFPGDVAIFTGRPPEELLLAYQVLGFRLPAVSDAAPHLRKPRPEGLLQLADAFRASRVIFVGDTCDDASALRDARALNPEVDWVFAAVGPDRQWIAAEGDLTAPRLRDLLPRLAGGPGLP